The genomic DNA TCTTTTAATAGATGAGTTTCAGGATACAGATTTCTTGCAGGTTTTCATATTTGAAAAAATATTTGAAGACAAAACCGCCTTTTTTATAGGTGATCCCAAGCAATCCATTTACAGATTTAGAGGCGCTGATTTAAATGCATATTTTTACGCAACAGATAAAGTAGAAAAGAAAAACAGATTCAGACTTACCACCTGTTACCGTTCCACTAAAAACTTAATAGACAACTTTAATAAAATTTTTTCTCAAAATAATTTTTTTCAAGATTCAAAAATCTCTTATGAAAAAATCAATGTTCCATCCCTTCAAAAACTACATATTGTAACGGGCGATAAGACAAAAGATCTTTGTATCTATTTGAAAGATGTTACAAATAAATCTGGCATTCTGGATGATGTTATTTCGGAAATTAACTACCTGCTGAAAAACGCTCAAATAAAAGAGATTGTAAATGGCTGTGAAACCGTAAGAAAGATAACACCTTCGGACATTGCCATAATCGTCCCAAGCAATATGGATGCGGAAGATATCAGAGCACATTTCAGCAAATATGGCATTAAGACTGTACTAAATTCTACAAAATCAGTATTTGAAACAGACGAAGCAAAAGAGCTATACTTATTATTCGATGCTCTTGAAAACTATTCAAGCAATGTAAAAGTTCAAACGGCTCTTCTCACAAAGATTTTTAATAAAAAAATCAACGAACTTTCTGAAGAGACAATCTCACATTACAAAGAAAAATTTAGCGAATATTCAAAACTGCTAACAAAAAAAGGGATTATCCCTCTTTTCCTGCATCTCTTTAAAGAAGAGAAGACAAAAATCAACATTTTAAAAGAAACAGGCGGCGAAAGAATTTTTACAAACTATATGCACATTTTGGAACTACTTCAAAACGCATCCAGATACGAAAATCTCACCATAGAAAATATCAAAAAATGGCTTTCTGCACGAATGACCGGCAGTGTAAAAGAAAGTGAAGATTACGAATTGAGGCTTGAATCGGATCAGAATGCTGTAAAAATCACAACCATCCATAAAAGTAAAGGCCTTGAATACCCTGTGGTATTTTTACTCTTTTTCAACTATTCTTACAGCGAAAAATACGAAGACTTTTTCTTTACCGAATTTGATGCCACAAAAGGACAACATGTAATAACGTCTAAATCATTAGCGTCAACCTTTGCCGGCTTAGAAGAAGACATAGCAGAAAAAGCAAGGCTTTTTTATGTGTCATTAACAAGGGCTAAAGGGAGATGTTATCTATTTGACTACAAGACAAAAGGTTATAAATATTTAGACACATTTCTTTATGGTGCTGCTATCGGGGAAAAACTAAATTTTGAAACAAAAATTTCAAACCTTACCAATTTGTTACAAGATACTGCGATAATAAAAGTTATCCAGGATGAAAGTAAAGAGATAGCTTTTCAAACTATCTATCAAGAAAGTTTGGATTTAAAATTTAATGAGTTTCAAGGTGAAATAAAAAGGGATTATCAGCTATCAAGTTATTCAGCCATTACGCACGGTAAATCTGATGAACTGACTGATCTCTTTGATGATGAATATCTTGAAGAGGTGCTTTTCAATGAGCTTGATATAAAGTCAAAAACCGAATTACCTCCAGGTGCTAAAACAGGTAATATGATACATCAAATCCTTGAAACAATACCTTATGATATTTCTGATAAAGAATTAAAGTCTGTAATAGAAGAATTTATTCGAAATTATGGATTTGACAACAATGCATATAACTATACTTTTAATATGGTTAAAAGCCTTTTAAATAAACCGATAATCATTGACGGAAAACAATTTTATTTAAAAAACCTGAGTACAATAAACAAAATAAACGAATTCGAGTTTTATATCCCAATTAAAAATCTGAACGATTTTCTATCATCTGTGCATAATTTATTCTTGTCAAAAGGTGAAAAGGATTTTGCAGAGCAAATTAAGACCCTAATAAACGGTAAATTTGATTTCAAGCACTATCTTAGAGGATTTATAGACCTTGTATTTGAATATAATGGTAAATTTTATATCATTGACTGGAAAACCAACTATTTAGGGGATAATCTATCTGATTATTCTTTGGAAAATATAAAAGATGAAATTGCTAAAAATCATTATTATCTGCAAATTCTTCTCTATCAACTTGCTCTCTATAAGTATCTAAAACAATTAAATAACAAAAATTTTAAGCTAGGTGAAGTTTTTTACATATTTACAAGAGGTTTTGACCCCAGCAAAAATCTTGGAATATTTAGATACCGTTTTAGCGAGGAAGAATTAGATGCAATTGAATGATAATTTTCTAGAAAAATTAATTGATGAAAACATTATAACCTTTGCCGATTATGAAATTTATAAATGGATTTACAAACTGTATTCTTCTAATATTACAGCTTTAATAGCATTGTTAGTAAACTATAAACTTCGCAATGGGGATAGTTGTCTCTTAATTGATGAAATTGAAAAAAAAGATTTAGCCGAAATACTATTTTATGAATCATCTCTCGATTTAAAGTTGCCAGATAAACAAAAAATAGTTGATGAGCTTGCAAAATCAGGTTTGATAGGCAACGCAAATTCTCTTTGTCATCTTGACGAAAAAAATAGGCTTTTTTTTAAAAGAATATATAGCTATGAAAAAAATGTAGCAAATAAATTAAAACAATTAGCATCAATTAAAACTTTTTTTAATAATTCAAACACAAAGCAATCCCCGGGAAAAAATTGGCAAGATGTGGCCATACAGATGGCAAAAATTAATCAGCTTCTTGTCATCTCTGGTGGCCCGGGTACAGGGAAAACCACCACAGTAAAAAAAATTATTAAAAATCTTTTAATGGAAAATGAAAAATTAAATATTATTCTCTCAGCTCCTACAGGAAAGGCTGTCTCAAGACTTCAGGAATCACTAAAAGATGATGAAATATCTGAAAAAATCAATCCACCTGTAACCATCCACAAACTACTTGGTGCAAACTACACCCTCACTCGCTTTTATTACAACGATAAAAATAAACTGCCCTACGATGTAATAATCGTGGATGAAGTATCAATGGTAAATCTTGAACTGATGCACCAGCTTTTAATATCAATAAAAGATGATGCAAAATTGATTTTATTGGGAGATAAAGACCAGCTCTCATCAGTGGAGGCCGGAGCAATTATGGGAGAAATCTGTAGTTTTCCTGAAATTTACCCTCAAATAAATACTATAAATTCTTTTTCCAAAGAATATGGTAAAAAACTATATATTCCTGATGAAAACCTTGTAAATATTGATAATCCGCTTATCGATTGCACTATAGAATTTACAAAAAATTATAGATTTAAAGAAGATAGCGGTATCGGTCTCCTATCCAATGCTATAAAAAATAACAACTTTACTCTTATTGAAAATATAATAAGTAAAAAGATTTCTTTTGACGATCTCATCTTAATCGAAAAACCGTCAAATACACTTTTTGATGAGATTGTCGATGATTATTACAACAATCTCAAGGATGATCTCTTATCCACATTAACTGCTGTAAAAATATTGACACCATACAGAATCACACCCTTTGGAAGCGAAAAATTAAATGAAATTATAGATAAAAAACTCAGAAAAAAATTTCTTACATCCCAAACATGGTATACAGGCAGGCAAGTTATCATAACCGTAAATGACTACCAGAACGAACTATTCAATGGAGATATAGGTATTTGTATGAAAAAAGATAATAAAGAGTATATAGCCTTTTTAAGAACAGGTGATGAAAATTATAAATATCTGCACCCATCCCTTTTACCTGCCTACGATCTTGCCTTTGCCATGACTGTGCACAAAAGTCAGGGTTCAGAGTTTGATAAAGTTTATTTTTTCATAGGTCAAAAAGAATCAGATCTTTTGAATAGGGAACTCATTTATACTGCCATCACAAGAGCCAGAAAAAAGATTATTATCATAGGCAATAAAGACTTACTTTTTAACAGTCTAATGAAGAAAACCACCCGCAAATCCGCTCTATCCGACATGCTTTATAGGTAATTTCTACTGAAGAATTTCTTTTGATATTAATAAGATTGGGAAATAACCCCTCTGAGTTCTTTTTGAAAGGACTTTTTCAGTGGACGCCAATTATTTTAAATAATCGGATAAAGTCTTTTCGATATCCTTCTGAATAATACCCATTATTTGAAAAATTTCATTATTCTCACATGTATTGCCCTCTCTGAGCATTTCAAACTGATCTCTTGCAATAGGAAACCAGGAAAATTTGCCAAAAAGTTTTATTGCAAAATCAATTATAAACTCAGGCACTGGAATTAAAACTCTCTTTCTACCCGTAATTTCCATTATGAGCTTTAAAATCTCCTTATAGCTTAATATCTTATTCCCGCATACAGTAAATGTTTTGTTAAAAGTCTTTTCATTTTCTATCGATTTAACAAATATCTCTGCTACTTCATAGACACTCACCGGCTGCATAGGATATGAACCGTCACCAAAATAAGAAAAAACAGGCATTTTTTTCATGAAATCATTTAACATATTTATAAA from Deferribacter autotrophicus includes the following:
- the recD gene encoding exodeoxyribonuclease V subunit alpha yields the protein MQLNDNFLEKLIDENIITFADYEIYKWIYKLYSSNITALIALLVNYKLRNGDSCLLIDEIEKKDLAEILFYESSLDLKLPDKQKIVDELAKSGLIGNANSLCHLDEKNRLFFKRIYSYEKNVANKLKQLASIKTFFNNSNTKQSPGKNWQDVAIQMAKINQLLVISGGPGTGKTTTVKKIIKNLLMENEKLNIILSAPTGKAVSRLQESLKDDEISEKINPPVTIHKLLGANYTLTRFYYNDKNKLPYDVIIVDEVSMVNLELMHQLLISIKDDAKLILLGDKDQLSSVEAGAIMGEICSFPEIYPQINTINSFSKEYGKKLYIPDENLVNIDNPLIDCTIEFTKNYRFKEDSGIGLLSNAIKNNNFTLIENIISKKISFDDLILIEKPSNTLFDEIVDDYYNNLKDDLLSTLTAVKILTPYRITPFGSEKLNEIIDKKLRKKFLTSQTWYTGRQVIITVNDYQNELFNGDIGICMKKDNKEYIAFLRTGDENYKYLHPSLLPAYDLAFAMTVHKSQGSEFDKVYFFIGQKESDLLNRELIYTAITRARKKIIIIGNKDLLFNSLMKKTTRKSALSDMLYR
- a CDS encoding UvrD-helicase domain-containing protein, whose protein sequence is MNFNPFTAKFDFNGKNLIEASAGTDKTYSIAAIYLRLLIEKKLNPANILAVTFTIDAAEELKERIRKIIITSYKFLMGEINETELTDSSLKQYLESIPRNESLLRLKEAMLLFDEASIYTIHKFCKRVLSENPIDTNATFEQDFSSDDKDFLIDTLYHLYRQWLYKEDFIIISYFLKKYTDQKLINLINSYFFSINSIIIPPKDVIIDEIKDLHSEVIDFFYQLKNNYNKPAKYKDEFFAQENTLINDFGNFKVSNKIMEAYPDFAEKYQLLCSKIEQHIENNIFNSLEELEKQLNIQKVKKNLLTFTDMIRNVYLAIKNHTFNPKKYGELQALLIDEFQDTDFLQVFIFEKIFEDKTAFFIGDPKQSIYRFRGADLNAYFYATDKVEKKNRFRLTTCYRSTKNLIDNFNKIFSQNNFFQDSKISYEKINVPSLQKLHIVTGDKTKDLCIYLKDVTNKSGILDDVISEINYLLKNAQIKEIVNGCETVRKITPSDIAIIVPSNMDAEDIRAHFSKYGIKTVLNSTKSVFETDEAKELYLLFDALENYSSNVKVQTALLTKIFNKKINELSEETISHYKEKFSEYSKLLTKKGIIPLFLHLFKEEKTKINILKETGGERIFTNYMHILELLQNASRYENLTIENIKKWLSARMTGSVKESEDYELRLESDQNAVKITTIHKSKGLEYPVVFLLFFNYSYSEKYEDFFFTEFDATKGQHVITSKSLASTFAGLEEDIAEKARLFYVSLTRAKGRCYLFDYKTKGYKYLDTFLYGAAIGEKLNFETKISNLTNLLQDTAIIKVIQDESKEIAFQTIYQESLDLKFNEFQGEIKRDYQLSSYSAITHGKSDELTDLFDDEYLEEVLFNELDIKSKTELPPGAKTGNMIHQILETIPYDISDKELKSVIEEFIRNYGFDNNAYNYTFNMVKSLLNKPIIIDGKQFYLKNLSTINKINEFEFYIPIKNLNDFLSSVHNLFLSKGEKDFAEQIKTLINGKFDFKHYLRGFIDLVFEYNGKFYIIDWKTNYLGDNLSDYSLENIKDEIAKNHYYLQILLYQLALYKYLKQLNNKNFKLGEVFYIFTRGFDPSKNLGIFRYRFSEEELDAIE